TAGGTTTCCAGTATTTTGTAGTTTCCCGGCCGTGAGTAGTGTCCTTTCTACCAGACCTGACATTTATGCTGGGGATTCATGGGTTTTCCTACAGAACAGTTGAAGACTCGCCCAAAGTCATCGCTATTCTGAATTgctcccatcaccctgcaagaTAACATGTTAAACGATCAGCACAAACATCTTCATgtttagcacacacacacacacacatgaagagTTCTCCTACTTGGTGTAAAGCCCTGTTACATCAATGGAATGAGACCAACTGAGAACGACTAACCATTAAAGACGCTGGAAATTTTCCCTCAAATAACAAGAGAATGAGAGATTTACAACTAGACTAAAATACCATTACGGGCATGAAAGTTGTGCTAACTTTCATCTAAATCGGGATAAAAAGTAAAgtagaaaagtagaaaaattatttatagctCTGCGTTCAAGCTGAATATCACACCTAAATAAATTCAGGCTATAGAATTACcaaaattcaaacatttttggaGTAATAAAAGGAAAGCTACAAAAACTTCACCTGTAGTCATTTGGGGTGTGCACCTCCGACAGCAGCCAAGTTGTCAGAGCGGATGGTCTAACCAAGCTACACCAGGACTGGAAACAGAGAAACAGTaatcactttaaaataaaggtttggTTGTGTATAAGAGCTACTAATAAAGAATAGAAAGATATTTTACCTTACATAAAGTTAGCATTTCCACTAACCTTTACCGGGAACATCTATAAATACGTTTATAAAACAACGGAATAAtagtaatgacaataaaattcttttatacGAATATCCTGACCTGTGCAAAGCCGATGAAGAAGAGTTGGTTCTGCGAGTACGGTAGTGTCGGGTACTTGTCCTCTTCTTGTCCTCTCTCCTTGATAACACTGCGATATGCCTGAATGGTCACAACAAAGAACTATTTGGGATACGTGGGAACCTATAGATTTTGGCAAACAGTCGCGCTTGCACCACACTGACCATAATGGCGGTTTCTATCGTGCTTGGCAAATACAACAACAGGATTGACAATTGCACTTCATTTCTTCAGGCATGCGATTTGATGGCTGAGATTCATCAACTAGTCCGTGCGCTTCGAACATCATCAGTTGGTAAGCTATATGGATGTCCGTTTTCATGTAGCTTAAGACATGTAACAACTGTTCAgaggtgtgtgagtgaaagagagagagaggttttcTCGAGCCGAGAGGAAATGAGTGGCCGAAGGAGGCATTTATACTAAGTCATTCAATGCTGTATATCCCTTTACCATGTGTTTTATAGTCTAGTTTCACAGCTTCCACTATGTTTTTTTCTAGTCTTTATCTTGTATAAtcatgtgattattattttacagtCTTCTCTACGTATTTCAAGAGTTCTGAGTCACGTGGATGCTGAAAAATCTAAAATATACCCTTAAGAACGACCTACCCTAAATGCTTGTCGTATTCCGCCGCAGTCGGCGATGTTTTCTCCTAAAGTAAGCTTTCCATTCACCTGCACATAGAATAGTACAGCAACAGATATGCGCATGTTTACAtgactacacacaaacattttacattcttcAGTTTAGCATAATCCTCCACTGTACTCTTATTGTCATTGCACCGTCGTGATAATAAGAGTAAGCTTCGATTAGTACAGTTAATTACAATTTTACTCATTATCCGGAGAAGAATCTATCCCACCCTCTTTTAACATCTTTCTCGTCGTCTTTCAAATATATATGCTATATCTTGCATTATGTATTCTCTCTTTCATTATTCCTTCTCTTTTATTCAACGTTTCCCTCCTCTTTTTCTCGTCTTTATTTCATGCCATCTTCTTCATCCACCCTCTTGATTATTACACAAACTACCAAGACATAATTAATCTAAGCAGAGCACAGCGGaccattcaaaaagaaaaaatcctgaCAAATAATATACTTACAGTCATGTTCAGAGAACTGTATGCAAACTGACTGTACTGATCCACTAGGCACTGAGTCCGGTTTTTGAATATCTCCAGATCCACGTCTTGCCACCATTGCCGTAGGTTGCCTTTCTCATCAAACGCACTACCTGTCGTTGCCAAGGTAAGTGGTTGTTCAATATGAGGCTTATGCCATCAgtagataaaaaatataaatgtcttGAGTTTTGTGCGATGATGTGCAAAATTACAGCAgcatcttttaaaacatttgtgtaatGTTGGATAAAACCAGCCTAATGTTCTAAAAAATCTCTGAAACACAAAGGAATCAGTGAATGAGATGAGCGAGAAATTATGTTGgtgtaataaaaatgtgtttaaatgatattaaaatctGACATTTTTGCTGGCACACGTTACCTTGACTATCGAACCCATGAGTGATCTCATGTCCAATTATCGTCCCAATACCACCATACAACAGGGCGCTGCAACATGAGGATCTCAGGTAAAGTTCCCATAGAtattaccacacacacacacgtactacACGTCTTCgtgttgtttatgtgtattatttttgtttatctgtgCCTACAGACACCGAATTTCGCATACTTAATTCCTAATATTCCTCCATGATAAACTCTAAACCATCTTGGACTTTCAAACCagtaatattaaattattatgaaAGTAAACAATGTCAACGTACTCTGAAATCCCACTGCTGTAGAACGGTGGATTAGAGATTCCCGCTGGAAATACTGCAAGGAAAGGCAATAAAATgactttattagttttatttcaatttttctcaaaatacaaCTTACTGTAAAGAGAATATATTCTCATTTACCAACGTATACTCTATTTTTACCGTCTCGAACCCCCATTTTTAACTGCAAGactaatatttattaacatttaccTATGTCTAGACAGTCCCCCCCCCCAGCATCACTCATTTGCATGGACAAATTATATgatcaaaaaatacaaatcaaataatacatacataaaaagaaGTCAATAATACAGAGTACAAACTTGTCTATTTTGTAAAACTAGTCTACATAAGGTAGACATATCTGCTCACTTAGTACTATCCTTGAATCTTAGCTCCCttgcaatactgtctgtcatgctaaccatcatgtaccttcatccattgctttactcTTGAAaatcatctttatgttgttcagtgtcccTATAAGTACATCATGACATCATTGTCCACTGTTACCTTTCATGTATCATGATTGGTCTGCGCAGACAGTGCGATATGTCTATGTCATGATGCTGTGCATTATAAATAcccattcttattcttatttttattccaattcttattcttattcttattccaATTCTTATTCCAATTCTTACTCTTATTCTCATCtatgatctttaaaaaataacaaagtgtgttttcaatttCTGTCTTGAAGACTAACGTAGAGTAAGTATTGTTCAACCTAAGACTTAATGGAAGCTACACACTAAGAATTTTTAATGAAACGTAATACTTCAACTTAAAGACTTTGAGTTAAGTAACAAAGCAAATCTGATCTTTTAATGTAgattaaatgttattaaagtTTATGAACAAACAATGTCAGAGGCATTATTAAGACGTTTGTTCACATTGTTAGGTTAAGAACGCCCCTTACAGCAAACCTACAGCCAAGTATTTTGCGAAAACTTAAAGAATACTGATCATCTGTTTTGGATGCTGAGATCTCATAGCTATAGTGGAACTTTCCGGAACAAAAAGGCACAATAGGGACGTTCTTTCAGAGATTTCAAAGTTGTTTGTTGTCCACTGTCTTAAGACAAGGCAAGCGACATCATGCCACccgcatttatttttcttgcacgTATGTATGCACCACACAATCAGTGGATGTACGAATATTctgttcaatttcttttttggaattgtaaatatttttctaatgtaAACATTCAGTTAATGGCTTCTGAAGAAATGTCGAACTGTTGCAGAGATGTAGCATGGACTTCTTGTGTACACCTTCAAAATACTTTGTCCCTTGAACAACGATGTTCATTATTTGGACGAAAATGCAGAACAGTTATCGACTTGTCTAACCATAAATCTTTCAAGCGATGTTAGTGCGTAGGCAAGCATTGTACAAACACGACAACCTATATGGAAAAGTGTATACTCCGTTGTACCCATCTCACGGTCTTTTCGTCTGTCCATTttgcgtctctcaatctttctgtGGTGTTCAATGCACCTacctttatatattttgttcagtGATTTCGAGACATTCGTCAAAGGGGTTCCAGGTAGTGTGATTAGTTAAAACACACTTTACTCACCCTGGCAGTAAGAGGATGTGGGTTCAGGGACACTTTATGTCCGCAGTTCTGACCTTAGAGGggtttctctgggtactccCGTTTCCTTGCAATCCGTTTCCCAGACGGATGGTCGTTAGCCTTGGTCGGCAAGTCTCTCTACGAGAAAGACActcggaaaagaaaactgaggCCGAAGACGGATGTGCTGGGCCATCGGGCGCTTAACGGCAGCACAACGCACTGACACTCGCATAGAGTGatcgagaagaagaagaagaagaagaagtctcCCAGAACAGTgagaaatcacctctaggtgaaAGCTCTTTCCCGCCAAAGCAGGCAAGCAGTCAGCCCACCAATATTCCTCAGTTGTCTGTatccttaaaaaaatcttctcgTTAAAAAATCCAACCAATGACTTACTGATTTCGTTATTCTGGGGATCGTAGTAAGCATTCACTTCTGATGCAGCCATGTCCCACCTGAAATTGTGATCCTTAATGTTTAGTTTTGGTCCCAAAGACTACTAGAAAATATATACTTTGGTTAACACAAATTCTTTGTGCAGCCAATAAAACAGACACATTTACAGTAAGTAATAAGACTTGATACTGTACTATGAGTAAGCAATTCAGACAATGTGACAGACTTACTCATTTTTGTCGACTGGTTCTCGTAGACTCTTAAGCATCAAGAGGTAAGATTTCTTGGTAATATCCAGACAGGTTTCAAAGAAATGGCTTTCAACTACATTGTactgtgaaaagaaataaaccaacaaacgaacaaaaatacTGAGTAAAATAGGGATTAGCAAGAAATATTGAAGTTCCAAACATATTTTGCTACCTTTAAAAGCATGTGAAAGAAGTGATAACCCGTTCTCTACTAATGCCTACTTTTGAAAGGTTTtagaaattcagaaaaaaattattttataaacgaAGTGTATGATGgagagtaaagaaataaatgtccaAAACAAATAGAAATCAAAAATGAGGTTTTCACGGACTCGTAAATAAATTAGTtatatgcatgaaaaaaaaaaatatatatatatctacttttgtgtgtgtgtgagagagagagagagagagagagagagagagtgggttaGTAACTCAAGAGAGAGGAAGATAATTACCATGCTAGTTTTCTCATTAAGGGCCGTGTCATTAAGGATAAAATCCGGATAGCCGACCTTGACAGTAAAGAAGCTCAACTGCAAACAAAAGAGACAAGTGTTAACATTTTACAATTGATTACACCTattccattcattcattttttttccatagaaGACTGTTCAAACCAGCAACGCCATCCGCATAAatcttaaaatcattttctccaTTCTAGTTCTATAATTATTTTGGAATTATGTccattttaatttcatgtttctGAATTGCACCGTCTATCTATGCGTACATTAATTTGAGAAtgataatattaaataacaataattaaaagacATGATACAGCACATTTCCCTTCTCAGTAAAAAGCTCTATCCGCTTCACAAAAGAAAGGTTAATATGCAAagtcagacaaaaacaaaactacacaaCAAACATAATCCATTATACGTCAGCAAACAAACGGAGAGAAGGGGGGACAACATAAACAAGACCGAAAAACCTGTACACAAATCATGTCCTACAAACGTGGGTTCTCGGTTGTATATAATGAAGGCTGTTATCACGTGATAACATGTTACAAACACGAAAACACAACACAGATAAACTTCCTTCGGCTCTCCTTTGAAGTTAATGGTAATGTCAGGTGATTCTTCGATAACATTCAGACCAAGATGTATATAAGGCAGCTCTACAGATTGGGAATTCATTTGACTAAAGTAGAATTACTCCACAATCAGACACGTAGATCAAACTAATCGTCAGGAGAATGTCCAGGTGATGACTAAGCAGAAATTGCAGTAAAATGTTGTTTAGCACTGAAATAAAGTCTATCACAGGAAGGACttgtaaaaattaagaaaatatgatAGCGATGGCCACAGAGAGTTGATACtagaagaggaaaaacaacGAATCAGGCAAGTAGGCAGTCCATCACAATGCCGAAGTCATTAAAAATTCAGTTGGAGAAAACTAATATGAAGGCGAAGGGACACCACACCTACTTCAAGTATAAGTGTAAATAATTATGGAATAGGGAGACctaaaacataaatgaaaagaatgcaACGTATTCAAAACAGCTCTACAAAAACCCGAGAAAACCGTAAGACCGTGTCACAGAATGTGAGATTATGTGGTGCTCTGTACATAAAGTGACTTTCAATTAATTGCTTGTCTAACTCTCAACATGCCTTTCTCAACCCTTCcaacaagaaattattaaacCCCTCAAAGCAGTTTCTCACCTTTTTCAGAGCCTCATCTCTAGTAGCTTGTGTCATCCAGCTGTTTTCTTGTAACATCTCCTTGAATGTCTTCATTAGACTTTCAATCATGCGTGTCATCTGTTGTGTGTTCCAAAAACATGTGATGCAGAAGCACGGCCAAACAGATGTGATGCATCCGTTATTTCAACCACATTATgcaataaacacacagacatacataaaTGCCTTCATTTCAGCCCTTCTTAAAATCCATGCTTGACACAATATCTATGGTCGGTTATAAAACACTTTAGAGGCCGAAGTTAAGATATGAGAGTAAGTTGTTTTCACAGGGCAGAGCCGGGAACTCAAGAAGAACTATCTTGCTTTCCTAGTCACCATTCCGAGACCTCTCGGACTCTacattctgcttctttttcCCAGGACATATTTGCCCTTtctttataactacggctctAGTGGTGGTAAAATAACATGCGAGAACTGGTCAAAAGCTTTATAGCAACACACTTGTCCCTGTCGTCCCTGGCCAGCAAATTGCCTTTCCTTCCTAACTACGGCTCCTCATTACAGTTTATTCAATCCTTTAGCCTCTGGAAAACTTCCGACATATCTACCACCTCGACTGGATGACTGAAAACACCAAAATACGAGTCAAAGAAGTACCCTTAGCTTATCTTGTGATGAGAATTTGCTGTCCACGTAGAGTCTGCCCACAGCATACTGAAAGATTGTTTGTGCGTGGACTACACACACCTCGTTATCCTCTCCTATGACTTGCTTCACAATCTGAAGATGAAGAGGAGATATTCTGGAGATTATTTCAATTAATCTGAAGCCTAATTTGCAATTTTGGGAGGAGGTCAGTTCTGTGAAACTGTAACGAAGCAACGAAGTCAAGCAATGTTACAGGTATAAACACATGTGTTAGTTACTATTATCCGGAAAATCAGACGACCAGGAGAAATCAGAGGCCCGTCTTCTCACCTTGGTAAATGTTGGGCTGAGGTATTTTAAGAAATTCCACAGGTGTCGCCACATGCCATAGTTCAGCAGCGTcctgcaaaacataaaaaagccAAAACAGATGATGCTGATCTCCAGTCAGAAACCTCGATCAAAGTATGATATATCACCGACATCAACAAGTCGTCGACTTGCTTGATCTCTTCGAGAAAACCCGTTTTTGCGCAAATTCCCCTGTGTTACATACCATGTGTCAAAGACTGGGATAGATGACAGGTGGGCTGTTTGAGGCACCCGTTTCTTATTCTTAGATATTCGATTTATGTACACCAGTAAAATGTACAGATCAATAGTGATCTACATCATTTTGCGGAATTTTCTCAGGTTTTACCTTTTGGGGAAGAGAAGACGTTGCAAGAATTAATGTATTAGCTTGGACAAATGTAcctcattttaatgtttttatcgAATATAATTTCAAGAAGCTGAGATTGAGTAAAGGAGAAATTGTACAGATTGCGAGTAAACGTCCGTCCTGTTTTCGTCATCCCTTGTAGTGAAGGAAGTATCATGATATCATCGTGCAGGTGCGCCATCAACACTTTATAAACTagattttggaaaataaacTATTATTGTTGAATTCTGCCGATAAGGACGGTGCTGAAGACTTTCTATCTCGTTAAACTACACACCAATTTGAAAAAGTCAGATTTAATCAATGTTGAATAATTTCTAGTGACATTAAAATGCCTGTGTAATTAAAACATTGATAAGATTTTAAGCAGCACTCCCCAAAACACGGTTTATAAAGTATCTTTTCAAAAGTTACACAGGTAGAGAGTCAACTGACTCTGATCTTGCTTTatacaattaaataaaagaatgaccggtatatatatataaaagagagaACGAGTCTTGACAAAGTGGTTTTAGTACAGGTATACAACTAATATATTCATATAGTTAAGTTGTCCTCTCTGTCAGACATATGGTTGTATGAGTAAAATCTTCTGTCTATATATCAACCtggaataaaatgtatatttcaaGTGAGGAAATTGTCCATCCTACACTAGGAATATTTCTGATCAGCATGTATATTCCGTTACTTCGGGATCGAAATATATCTCTTAGAACAAATAACCCAAATGGGTAGTTTTTAATCGTACTTTTTCTGGATAGCAACGACTGCAAGGAGCTGGGCCAAAGGAAACTACAATCAGTTTGAAAAAAGTCTTTCTACTTATTATTGGAGTTTAAATAGAAGGTTGTCAACATTTCTTAGCCGTGTGATGACCGAAAAGCGGGTGCAAAAACGTTTATAGGACGAAATAATCATACCTTTTGGATGTTTGATTAACCAAAGTGAAAAGGTTTGTATAATAAGTTAAGGCGTCGTTGGCGACCATCTCATCCTTTGTAATATTGTAGTCCACACCGAATTTTTTGAACTGACTCTGTATGTGGCGAAGCCAAGCAAACTGCAACATAGATTATGTAGCTCTTGTACCAGATCATGTAAACACCATGGATGCAGACAGATGAAGAACAgaagcgaacacacacacagacacatacaaacacgcgcgcacactAAGGCAAAATGAGTGAGATCTACACTTGCTTTACACTTCATTATGTCTATTATTAGGTAATGAGCAATATTTGGCTGTAAACTAAGGAGAGAAATCCTTTCGGTGGCTCTGAGTTACTAAGGGGACAAGAAGATGTGGACACTTACCATAAACAACGATAGACTAAGATTCCAGGTGCACGTAATATTGCCTTGTATCAATCAtcccaacaattttttttctggctgaaACTTTATTGTATAGCTTGACTCATAGCTAGTTTTTCTTGCACGATTtcaagtaaaaattatttaaagaaccAAGTTGCCAATCGAATAAAGTCTAATCAACGTTTAGCGGTTGTTTCTATTCAAGACTATTGACGATTTCTTTTATctatttaaattttcaaaacatctaaGATAAACATATTCATTATCCAAACGGAATCAAAACTGAAAACGGAGTActgaatcaaaatattactcGTATTTTAGAACTTTGACCGGACACGTGTCATTGCTAGACATGAATGTAATGTCCAGGAATATACCGACATAATTTTACGCCAGAAAATTAATCCTCCAGgcacaaaataagcaaataagtACTGTCCTACTGCTAGGCGTAATGAAGCGCACTTCTTTTTGTCCTTTAATGCACTTGGCGCCCAGCAGAAAGTGTCCCCCATCACCGGCCAAGTATTGCTCATTATGTAAAACACAGCAGAGAAACGAGtaacaataaagacaaagtgATTTCTGTACACTACCTGTGGAAACATGGTAGTCAAGTCAGCTATAGTCATTCTGTGGTACAGTTTGGCCCTGTCAAGCATTTTTTCTCGCGATTCAATtgcctgtaaatattttgagtggaaacacaataaacaaaagtatgATTTTTCATCATGTAATAACCTACAGTTCTaaacaccaaagaaaataataaagtagcAGACATAGTATGCataacaacatcatcatcacacacacacatcagccaTCATGATGTTGACTATCACACACTTACATGTGCCAGTTGAATCTCAAAGTCCACCACATCTTTGGCATCTTGGGCGGCTGTGGTAGCGTCAGCACCCAGTACCACGAGGACAAAGATATACGCTCTTTCGTAAAGCATCATCATACCGGAGTTTCTCTCTGTAAAGTAGCTCTCTCGTGCTGGCAAGATCAAGTTAGTCTGCGAGAACTGAAATCAGTAGCAAGCACACATATGCATAGCACTTTCAACACCGAAATAGAAAATATCAACTTATGAAAGATTTACAACTAGTGAGGGACATTCGgaaagttcttttttctcatgACCGGCTAAACATGTTTTAAGGTGAAATTagaaagattaaataaatatgattttgttGCATCACCGTCTGCTTGATTATTTCTCGAAAATTTCTTAAGCTGtaaagattagaaaaaaatgcaaatacagtTTTTTGTATTACCTACGTGGTGCCAGACAAAAACATGACTTTAGTTGTTATCTCTACTGAAAGTGAGACATGAATAGCCATTAACGCCTTGATTTACACACACCTAAGTTACTTTCTATTAAACTaccaaacaagaaacaaaaataaaaaagaagaagaaaacgaataagcaagaaaaagagatgaaagaaatagaagaagaaaacaaaatcttctaAAATGTACCTTAATTATATTTCGGTCTGAATGCATCTCGTCCTGCATGACCAGCATAGGAATGAAAACATTAACACCAAGGTCACCAACGCTTGAGAGGTACTCCACGATGTCTGAGAACGTCATACCCGTGTCATTCCATGACGGTTGTAGTGTCGGGTAGATGCCACTGCCACTCAGATTGAAGAGGTCGAGTACCGGCTTACTGCCCTCATTTTCTCTGGtgtctatcatcatcatcatcatcatcatcatcatcatcatcatcatcatcatcatcatcatcatcatcatcatcaatcaatcaatcaatcaatcaatcaatcaatcaatcatcatcatcatcagagtaATTTCGAAACATTTTCTATGTGAGTATCTTTGTAATCTTTTTCAAAGATTGAAGCAgtttgattaaaataataaacaaagcagTACCAGACTATGAGTGGAGTACGCCCGATGTCAAGGGTAAAAAGAATTGTAGACGTTAGATGTACAACTGGAGAGATCGTGTACGTTAGACGTGCATCAAGAGAGATCAGGTGACGTCATGTGAGTCGAGAGAGATAATGTGACGTTACATGTACCGCTGGAGAGATCAGGTAACGCTAGATGCGAGACGAGAGAGAGATGACGTACTCACAAGCGTCCTGACAGGACCGGAAGTAAGCACGAGCCTGCTTGACTGCTTCAGGAGCTGTTTCGTCTTGGATGGTAAGTAGACCTGTAGATGCATTTCGAACAGAGCAGGTTGTAGCTAAATCTCAGTTTTCATAAGTAGTTTTTAATGAGCCGTTTGACTCGCACCTCCAGGGTTGTGACGCAAGgcgagaaataaaacaaattcttattaCAAGAAGACTTTAAATATACACAAAGTAGTATAATGCTAACTGTCTGTAGGCTGTAAGACTGAGGGATGTCTGGGGATTTGACTCGAGAGAGGAacagagactgaaaaaaatgagaggagGAAAACGCATAGCAAAGTAACTATGCAGCAGTCAGTAATCTCTACCGTAGAAACAACTGACACAATATCATTATGTACTAACTGATATAAAAGAAACGGACACGTCACACCGTCTAGAAGACTGTAAAcattcaaatacaaaataacatcGCCACTGTAGGTAGACATGCATGTAAATGATTCAAATATATCACACAGAAGTAGAGAATAAgctttttcagttttgcttttttttaattggttcaTAAGAACCAAATTTGCGTGTAATAGTCCAACAGCACAGCATTTTGATTATCATTTAAAATCACTTAACAATGAAGTTAACATAGAAACAATAAAGTATCcgaaactttttgttttagtcCCTGACCTTTGAGCGTCTGTTTGATCTCCTTGTCTATTAGAATGCTATTATCAATTCCGTTGGCACCCAAGGGTACAGGATGCTCCGCCATCCAGCGTCCGCACGCGAACTGGTAGAAGTCGTCGCAAGGATCCACACTGGTGTTGATGCTTTTGGCGATGGTGGCAGCTGTTGAAAGTGGAAAAATCGACCCaacaagtttgaaaataaagtgaTTTTCGCTACATTCCGTCGTTTGGCGTTGACAGAAACATTATTTTCgtgcttttttttatcatctccTAAGTGGCGGAAGCGCGTGAAACGTTCTGTGTTAACATTTTAAGCAAAATacagatttgtcttgttttagGAAAAGAGTGTATGGCCAAAAGATGGAAGAGCAAACTATTTGATTAATAATCTCTTtctccacatacacacagcgTTTGTGTATGAGATAGAACACGATTGTGCTCTCGTATATTCCACAGATGAATAAGTTCTTAAGTAATCCCacttttgaaataaagtatttatgTTCATTCATTGAACTGTTTTGACTCTACCCGGACATAGTCACCTGATTCCAGACACTCCAACGTTTGGCAGACATTTTCTGACGGAACGAAAGTAGAAACGAACTCAGTCGAGCCTGAAATGGTCGAAGTCATCTAACTGACAAATCCTCACAAGCAGGAATATTTAACAATTAATTATTTACCATAAATGTTGACTgaatcacgcacacacacacacacacacacacacacacacacacacacacacacacacacacacacacacacacacacacacacacacacacacacacacacacacacacacacacacacacactctaatatgcattatttacagaaatgtttaaacGCAATCCTAAAAAATGCTTATAGATAACAAATTAAATCTTGGTGTAAAATACTTCTTTCGATATCCGATGTTTCATTTCAGTTGAATAGCTGAGTTCTGTTGTACATATTGTTctgaaactttttaaatttaatgatgcatgacagacagacagagagtgTCAAAATAACATTGAAAATTGTATGTAGCTGTATTTATGAGTCTCTTTCTAATTGAAGAGATTCCAAGGTTTGCAAAATATGGAACTTACCGTTCTTTTCATCGTATTTGACGCGAAAGGCGATGAAAAGTCCGAAGAAGATAACCAgcaatataaaaagaataacGATGATTATGACGAGGACCTTCTCTCTTGGTGTTAGGCGTTCTTTCAATGAAAACCTGCCAAAATGAAAATAGAGATAAC
The Pomacea canaliculata isolate SZHN2017 linkage group LG2, ASM307304v1, whole genome shotgun sequence genome window above contains:
- the LOC112557901 gene encoding neprilysin-11-like is translated as MMNNHSPNNFRFSLKERLTPREKVLVIIIVILFILLVIFFGLFIAFRVKYDEKNGSTEFVSTFVPSENVCQTLECLESAATIAKSINTSVDPCDDFYQFACGRWMAEHPVPLGANGIDNSILIDKEIKQTLKGLLTIQDETAPEAVKQARAYFRSCQDAYTRENEGSKPVLDLFNLSGSGIYPTLQPSWNDTGMTFSDIVEYLSSVGDLGVNVFIPMLVMQDEMHSDRNIIKVHFRRFCFLLLFLSSLFLAYSFSSSFLFLFLVW